A window of Raineyella sp. W15-4 contains these coding sequences:
- a CDS encoding sensor histidine kinase, with protein sequence MKRRLQLTLVALIAALLSVVCLIPGVVALVSLPLTVLWVGIPLLIGAVWVGRRLLNAHRCGAGYVLGREVARPYRSGGPQHRGFFVVVRGLLTDEATWRDLLWIGVNATAGLSLVLLPQLFLAGAAAAVLLPLVALTPWAVPLASWWLQGLVGWLLAAGLLTAWWYATPPLVRAWAAITNAILGPSRTAVLSSRVAALTTSRADSVDSAAQEIRRIERDLHDGVQVRLVSLGMTVGLAEELIAAHPERARRLLEEAQDSVTATLQDLRRLVHGIHPPVLADRGLVGAVRALALDLPLDIDVRVRGFGADESARLPAPVEACAYFVISEALANVVKHSGADRGDIALELGPDTLRGVVRDDGRGGADESRGSGLGGIRRRLATFDGTLAVTSPPGGPTVLTMEMPCVP encoded by the coding sequence ATGAAGCGGCGACTGCAACTGACCCTGGTGGCGCTGATCGCCGCGCTGCTCTCGGTGGTCTGCCTGATCCCCGGGGTGGTTGCCCTGGTCAGCCTGCCGCTCACCGTGTTGTGGGTGGGCATCCCGCTGCTGATCGGTGCCGTCTGGGTCGGTCGCCGGCTCCTCAACGCCCACCGCTGCGGTGCGGGCTACGTGCTCGGCCGGGAAGTGGCGCGTCCCTACCGCTCCGGGGGGCCGCAGCACCGCGGGTTCTTCGTGGTCGTCCGTGGGCTGTTGACCGACGAGGCGACCTGGCGCGACCTGCTGTGGATCGGTGTCAACGCCACCGCCGGGCTGTCCCTGGTGCTGCTTCCTCAGCTGTTTCTCGCCGGTGCGGCGGCCGCCGTTCTGCTGCCCCTGGTGGCGCTGACGCCGTGGGCGGTCCCCCTGGCCAGCTGGTGGCTGCAGGGCCTGGTCGGTTGGCTCCTCGCCGCGGGTCTGCTGACGGCATGGTGGTACGCGACACCGCCATTGGTCCGGGCCTGGGCCGCGATCACCAACGCCATCCTCGGACCGTCCCGGACCGCCGTCCTCAGCAGCCGGGTCGCCGCCCTGACCACCAGCCGGGCCGACAGCGTCGACTCCGCTGCCCAGGAGATCCGCCGGATCGAGCGGGACCTGCACGACGGGGTCCAGGTCCGCCTGGTCAGTCTGGGGATGACCGTCGGCCTGGCGGAGGAGCTGATCGCCGCCCACCCCGAGCGGGCCCGTCGGCTGCTCGAGGAGGCCCAGGACTCGGTGACCGCCACGCTGCAGGACCTGCGGCGTCTGGTCCACGGGATCCATCCGCCGGTGCTGGCGGACCGCGGTCTGGTCGGTGCGGTCCGCGCGCTGGCGCTCGACCTGCCGCTGGACATCGACGTACGGGTCCGCGGATTCGGTGCCGACGAGTCGGCCAGGCTGCCCGCTCCGGTGGAGGCCTGCGCCTACTTCGTCATCTCCGAGGCGCTCGCCAACGTCGTCAAACACTCCGGGGCCGATCGCGGCGACATCGCGCTGGAGCTGGGGCCCGACACCCTGCGCGGGGTGGTGCGTGACGACGGACGAGGCGGCGCCGACGAGAGCCGGGGCAGCGGACTCGGCGGCATCCGCCGCCGGCTGGCCACCTTCGATGGGACACTGGCGGTGACCAGCCCACCGGGTGGGCCCACCGTCCTGACCATGGAGATGCCGTGCGTGCCCTAG